From the Nitrospira sp. genome, the window TTTCCGGACAATGCTGGCGCCTTCGTGGGGCAGGGTTTGCCAGATCTCTTCCGAAATAAACGGCATGAAGGGATGCAGCAGCCGCATCATGGTCTCGAAGGTCTCGGCGAGGGTCTGCCGCGTCGATTTAGCCTGTGCCGATGCCTGATCCTTGAGCGCGGGCTTGATCATCTCAATGTACTTGTCGCAGTACTCATGCCAGATGAATTGGTAGATCGCGCTCGACGCGCGGTCGAAGCGATACTGTTCCAACTCGTGCGTGACCGTGGCGATGGTGGCATTCAGGCGGCTCAGAATCCAACGGTCGGGGAACGACCGCTGCGCGGCGGGCATCTCAACCCGTTCGCCGTCCAGATGCATCAGGAGAAACCGGGCGGCGTTCCAGATTTTGTTCGTAAAGTTGCGGTAGCCTTCGATTCGTTCTTCGGCCAGCTTGACGTCGCGGCCCGGTGAAGCCATCGCGGCCATGGTGAAACGCAGGGCGTCGGTTCCGAACTGCTCCATCACATGCAAGGGATCGATGACGTTTCCCTTAGACTTGCTCATCTTCTGGCCTTCGGCATCGCGGACCAGGGCATGGATATACACGTCGCGGAAGGGGACCTCGCCCATGAACTTGAGGCCCATCATGATCATGCGCGCGACCCAGAAAAACAGAATGTCGAGCCCGGTGACCAGTGTGGATGTCGGGTAGAAGGTCTTCAACTCCGGCGTCTGCTTCGGCCAGCCCAGGGTGGAAAATGGCCAGAGGGCGGAAGAGAACCAGGTATCCAGCACGTCGGGGTCCTGCACCAGCGCATCTGAATGACCCTTGGGACAGGTAGCCGGTTTGGTTTTCGCCACGATGACGGCTGCGTCGGATGGAATCAGCGGTGCCCCGTCTGAGGAGCGGCGCAGAAACGGGCTGCCGTAACAGGTTTCGCAGTACCAGGCAGGGATCTGATGGCCCCACCAGATTTGCCGGGAGACGCACCAGTCTTTGATGTCGCGCATCCAGCCGAGATAGTTGTTCTTCCAGGCTTCGGGGATGATTCGCACGCGCCCGTCTTCTACCGCTTGAATCGCCGGGTCGGCCAGTGGCTTGATCTTCACGAACCACTGATCGGACAGGAACGGTTCGACCACCGTCTTGCAGCGATAGCATTTGCCGAGCGCCATCTTGTGGGGGGCAACTTCTTGGAGATAGTCGGATAGAAGCTCCTCAACTTTAGTCCTAGCCTTTTGCACCGGCAGACCACCCAAGACTGCAGCTACCTCAGGATTGGCTTTCGTAGCGAGGCGGAATTGAGCTTCAGGCACCATGTGCGCGTGTAGGTCTAAAATCTTGATCCGGTTTAGTCGGTTCCGCTCACCCGCCTCGAAGTCGTTAAAATCGTGGGCAGGCGTAATCTTGACGGCGCCGGTGCCGAATTCACGATCGACGAGTATTGAGTCGCCGACGATCGGGATCGTGCGGCTAGTGAGTGGTAACAGGACTCGTTTGCCGATGAGATGCCGGAAGCGCTCATCTTCCGGGTGCACCGCCACTGCCGTGTCTCCGAACAGCGTCTCGGGTCGCGTAGTCGCAACCAGCAGCACCTGCGCGGGATCGTCGGCCAGGGCATAACGAATGGTGTACAGTTTTCCGGTAATCTCTTCATGTTCGACTTCGATGTCGGACAAGGCAGTGAGGCAGCGCGGGCACCAATTGATCAATCGCTCGCCCCGATAGAGCAACCCGTCTTCATGCAAGCGAACGAAGACTTCGCGGACGGCTTCCGAAAGTCCCTCGTCCATGGTGAAGCGTTCACGCTCCCAGTCGCAGGAGGCGCCGAGCCGTTTCAGCTGAGAGATAATCGTGCCGCCGGACTTTTCTTTCCACTGCCACACGCGCTTGAGAAACTCTTCCCGTCCGAGTGCTTCCCGCGTGGTGCCTTCGGCTTGAAGCTGCCGTTCCACCACGTTTTGGGTCGCGATACCGGCGTGGTCCGTGCCGGGCATCCAGAGCACATTGCGGCCTTGCATGCGGCGCCACCGGATCAGAATGTCTTGCAGGGTATTGTTCAGCGCATGGCCGACGTGAAGCGATCCCGTGACGTTCGGGGGAGGAATCACCATCGAGTAGGGCTGCCCGGAATGGGCCGTGTCGGCATGAAACAGCCCGGCGTCGATCCAGCGCTGGTACCAGCGGTCTTCGACGTCGTGAGGGCTGTAGGTCTTGTCGAGTTGCGGTGTGGACATGGTGTTAACAGGATGCTGAAAAAGCCCGCCGGCCTCGTTCTCGCGTCGCTCCGACGCTCAACGTACAGAAAAAGTACGTGTCGCCTCTTCGCTAGCTGCGGCCTTGCTGGACGGCCATTTTGAACATCCTGCGGGAATGTTCTGCTTGGTTCCAGCTGTTTCAATACGGCGGGGGCGCAACGCGGGCGCATCTTAACATGCGCCGTGTGGGCTCACAAGGTAATGGGCGCCGGTCCGTGATCGTGCTAAAGGTTGTAGCGGACTCAAGCCCTGTGATATACATCCGGCGGTTCAGCTGGTTGTTCGAGATTGCCGGCTTGAGAGCCCATCACCGTTGAAGGAGAGATTATGCCGAGGGGACGAGAGAAGGATCGCAAGACTCGCAAGAAGCATCGGAAGAACGTGGCGCGTGTGAAGGGGCTGGTCAAGGCCCGCCGTGCGGCGGCCAAGAAGGTCAAGCGAGGGTAGGCGAACGGGACGTTAGTCGGGCGAGCTCAGTCGTTTGATCTCCGCCCGGATCTGAGTTTCTGCCACGTCTGGAACGATCCGTTGCACTGCCTCCCGGATCGGATCTTTTGCCATTTCGTGCACAATCTCATCGGCCGCCTGTCGCGCGCAGTTCGCGGCCACCTGCTCGACTTCCCTTTTCACCAGCTGGTCGATCGTTCCAAGGTGTGTCTTCAACGCTTCCGGTAGGTGTTGCTTCACGCCGGTGTCCGTGAGGTCACCCAACCGTTTCTCTGTGGACTGCTCCACCAAGGCAGGGGCCAGCTCGGTCACGGTCTGGCGAACAGTCGCCTCGAGGCCGCCAAGCTGGGTCTGAGCCTGTTGCTTCAATTCCGCTTGAATCAGTGCTCGCATCACGGTCTGCAATCGTTCCGGTGCGAGCGCGTCTGCCAGTTGCTTTGCCACTTCCGCTTGAACCGCCTTCCCCACGGCTAGATTCACCTGTCCGGCCAAGTCTTTGGCAATGGCCGCTGGGAGCAGTTCGTTGATCTTCCGGTCGGCCTGGACTGTGACTGAATGCAACAAGTGCTCGAGGAGCCCCTTCATCAAGGCCTCCCCGGTCGGGTCGTTCGAGGCGGGCGCGGATGCGGCCGGGGCGGCGGCACGGCTCAGTGATGGGGACATGGGGCTGTGCTCCTTCTCCAGCTCGTGGTGGGCGGCATCGTCAATGGATGCATCGCTTGCGGATTCGTCGTCTTCATCGTCCGTTCCCGTGGAGACCGGGGGCCACGTCCGTATTTTGGCTGGTTTCCCGCTGGGTGGATTTCCCGCGGCGCCGTTGAGGATGCCTTTGATCGTGTCGAGCAGTTGTTCCCGGTGCAGCGGTTTCTTCAGAAAGGCCCGGACCCCGAGCGAACGCAATTTACTTTCGTCCAGGCGATCGGAACCGTCCACCATGGAGACGATCAGCGTTTCGGCCAGATTGTCCTGGCGGCTGATCTCTTTGCAGAATCCCGAGAAGGTGATCTTGTCGAGGTGATAGTCCGCGATGACCAGCGCCGGACTCAGTTTGCGGGCAGCGTCGAGGGCCGAGGGGCCGTCGGAAAATCCCATGACCTTGTGGCCTTCCGGCGCAGAAATCTGTTCCACCATGCGGTGCACGGCAGGGCTACTGTCGATCACAAAGATGGTCGATCCCATCTCGCTCACCTCTCCATACCACTCAGCCGAAGCTAACAAAGGCCCCTTAAACTGTCAAAGAAAAGGCCGAAAGCAGCGGTTTGACGAGGCGTCTGCCCACGCGTCGCGAAAGGCGAACTGAATGCTGGCGGAGCTGGCGACCATCCTGTAAAATCCGGCGGTCTTACCGGCCGGCCTATCGGCTATCGTGCATGGCGAGTATGAGGAGTCACCCCACAGCATGACGCAGAGTCGCATTCAAGTCGTTTTCTTCGATGCCGCCGACACCCTGTTCCATATTCACGGGTCAGTGGCCGAGATTTACCTGCAGCATGCGGAGAAACATGGGTTCCGGAAAACCCCCGAATCGTTAGCCGCGATCAAATCCGCCTTTGCCCGTTCGTTCCGTGATGCGCCGCCGCCGGTGTTTGCTGCGACCGAGCCTGCCGCGATCAAGCAGTCTGAACGGTTGTGGTGGTTCGACATCGTGCACAACGTGTTCTACCGCGTCGGTATGTTCGAGGCCTTCGACGAGTTTTTCGAGGAGGTATTTGCACGGTTCGAGCAATCGGAGTCCTGGCGGCTCTTTCCTGAGACGGTCGATGTACTCAAGACTCTGAAAGGGCAGGGATTCGAGTTGGGCATCATTTCCAACTTCGACTCGCGGTTGTTTTCCGTACTGCGTGGTTTGGGGATCGCCGATCTGTTCGATACGGTCACGATTTCCAGTTTGGCCCATGCCGCCAAACCCTCCGCGCGCATCTTCCACCAGGCGCTGGAGAAACATGCGGTCGATCCGGACGAGGCGCTGCATGTCGGCGACAGCGAGCGTGACGATGTGAAAGGAGCGCAGGGCGTCGGACTGACCGGGGTGTTGCTCGCGAGAGGGGAGGGGGCGCGTCCTTCAGGCGGGACGACGATCACCAACCTCAACGAATTACTGCCGCTGCTGTCACGCCTGCAATAACAACGGAACGATGTCCTTCGCGCGCCCTTGAAGCGCCGCATCGACGATGCCTGACTGTGCGGTGGCATCGAGATTGATTTCCACGACAAACGCGCCTGCTTGTTTCGCGATCGAACCAAAACCAGCCGCAGGATAGACCAGACCGGAGGTGCCGATAATCAGGCACAGGTCGCTGGATTGAAGGGCGGCTGCGCTGGTTTCAAGGTCCTCCTCCGCCAGCGATTCTCCGAACCAGACGATGTGCGGACGGAGGAGCCCGCTGCAGTGGCCGCAGAGAGGCAGGATTGCAATCGGCACGTCGCGATTTTCAGTGACCCGCCGGCATTGCGTGCAGCGCACCAGCCAGATGTTGCCGTGAATTTCTGAGAGTTTCCGGGAGCCCGCGTCACGGTGCAGTCCGTCCACATTCTGCGTGATGAGCCAGAAACGCTCAAACCGTTGCTCCATGTGCGCCACGGCCTCGTGGGCCGGGTTGGGGCGTTTGGTCGCAATGAGTTCTCGCCGCCAGCTGTACCATTCCCACACCAGGCGAGGATCCCGCGTGAAGGCTTCGGGCGTGGCGAGGTCCTCCGCGCGAAAATTGCGCCAGAGTCCGTCGGCCCCGCGAAAGGTCGGCACGCCGCTGTCGGCGGAAATCCCGGCCCCGGTGAGCACGGTCACCGATCGTGCCGAGGCCAGCTTCTGCTGAATCAGACCGAGAGTTGATCCGGTTCCCATACGCGTCACTGCGAGAGGGCCATCACTGTTTCAGGTACGCGGCTGCATGCTATAGTACCGTCCTTTCGAACGCAACGAGTGAGGAGTCTCATGAAGCAGATCATGGTGGTTGGGGCCGGTTCCGTCGGCGGTTTCTTCGGGGCCCATCTCGCAAAAAATAATCCGAACGTCTCGTTTCTTCTGCGACCACGCACCCTGGAGGCAGTGCAGCGCCATGGCTTGATGATCAAAAGTGCCAAGGGCAACTTCACCGTGCATCCGCCTGCAGCCTCCGATCCGCGAGAGCTGGCGCCACCGGATCTCATCATTCTGGCGGTGAAGGCCTACGACCTCGATGAAGTCATGGCGCAGCTGGAGCCGGTGCTCACCGAGCGTACCGTCATGCTCACGCTTCAGAACGGCATCGATACCGAAGACCGCATCATCGCGCGGGTGCATCGCGACGCTGTGGTCGGCGGCGTGGCGTTCATCTACTCGAAGATCGTGGCGCCCGGCGTCATTGAACATTACAAGCGGGGTGGCGTGGCCATCGGCGAACTCATGGGCCACAAGAGCGAACGGGTGCTGCAGATTGCGGAGATCTTCAAGCAGGCGGGCATTTCCTGCCAGCTCAGCGACGATATCAGGAAGAGCAAATGGGAAAAGATGTGCTGGAACTGCGTCTTCAACCCCCTCACGGTCTTGATCGACGACAAGGTGGCCAAGGCGCTGGATCACCCGGAGATGGCCGGAGTGATCCGGCAGATCGTGGGCGAAGTGATGGCGGTGTCGGCGGCGGTGAAGGTGCCCTTGGCGCCGGATATGGCCGAGAAGGTGGTGAAGTGGACGCAGGAACTGCGGGACATCCACACTTCGATGTACGACGATTGGAAAGCCAAGCGCCCCACCGAGATCGACTATCTGAACGGCTACATTGTCCGTACAGGACGGGAGTTAGGGATTCCCACCCCGGTGAATGAAGCACTGACAGCAATGGTGAAAGCCATCACGGAGCGGGAACCCGCTGGTCCCGGTGTCGTCCGGATCGAGGGCGCGGTCGTTCAGCCGGTCGCCCTCACCCGCGCGGCGCTGGCGCAACTGCCCCACGACCAACATGTCGAGGATATCAGCCAACTGATGCCGTCGATGCGGGGCCGGGCCATTCGCGTCAAAGGCCTGTTGGATATTCCGGCCCTCGCGGTCGACGCCGACCATGTCACGTTCCACTCCGTCGATGGCAAGTATGCGGCGACGCTCACCCTGCAGCAGGCGCAAGAGTTCGGATTGTTACTGTACGAACTCGACGGCCAGCCGCTGCCGGACGGCAAGGGTGGGCCCTATCGCCTGGTAACGCCGGGTTTGGGCGATCTCTGCGCGAACGTAAAGGGCGTGGGGCGGATCGAAGTGCGGGCCGGATCGGGGAAGGATACGCGGCCGTCTGTCAGGCCTCCGGAGTGCACGCCCGAGGGGCAGAGCTGAACGACTCACGTCGTCGAGGAACGGAGCACTCGGATCGATTTCCATCGCTCCGACCGATACCGCCAGAGCATCAGCACCATGCGCAAGGTCCAGTCTGCGATCATCGCCAGCCAGACGTAGAAGACCCCCATCGTCAGCCAGTACCCTGCCACGAACGCGATGGGGATACGCACGCCCCACATCCCGATCGTCGTGGCGATCATGATGAATCGGGTGTCGCCCGCGCCGCGTAACGAGCCGGCCAGCACCATGGTCAGCGCCAACGGTACTTGCAGCAGTGCCACGATCTTGAGAAACACGGTCCCAAGATCGATGACCGCTTCATCGCTGGTGAACGCGCGCAGCAGGGCATAGGGAAAAAAGAAGAACACGATGCCCATCGCGGACATGATGAAGGTGGCCAACCGGTTCGCTTCCCAGTTTTCGAGTTTGGCTCGCGTGTATTTGCCGGCGCCGATACTTTGCCCGACCATGGTGGCGGCGGCGATGGCAAAGCCGTAGCCAGGCAGGAACGAGAGCGATTCGATCGAGAGTCCCACCTGGTGCGCAGCATAGGAGACCGTGCCGTAGATCAACACGATTTTGGTGTAGAGCAGAATACCCGCCTGCTGCATGATCCGTTCGCCGGATACCGGCGCACCCACGTGCCAGATGGTGCGGATCATGTCCCATCTGAGCCGCTTCGACGGTTTGAAGATCGTCCGGCAGCGGGACAGCAGATAGATTGAGCCGGTCGCTTCCGCAATCCCCACGGCGACGGCAGCGCCCTTCACACCGAACGCCGGGACTCCCCAATAGCCATAGATCAGCGGATAGGCAATGGCGATGTGGAGCACATTGACCAGGATCATGGCGTACATGGGCGTCTTAGTGTCCCCGGTCCCCTGGAGAATCGACGAGAGGACTGCGAGGAGCACGGTGAAGGGGATCACCAGAAAGATTAGGTTTGAATAGGGGAGTGCGAGGGCGATGACCTCCGGCTGTGCGCCGAGCAGCCGCATGATGAGTCCGTTCGTCGACAGGCCGAGCAGGGCCAGAGCGAAGGCCACGCATATCGACAGGCCGAGAAAATGCCGGGAGGCCTGACCTGCTTCTTCATACCGGCGGGCGCCCCACTGTTGCGCGATGATGACGTTGCTCCCGACCGAGAGACCCGACACGAGGGTCGTTGCGATGAACGCAAGCAGTTGGCCCAATCCCACAGCGGCAATGGGGATTGCGCCCAACCCTCCGACGAGAAAGACCGCGACGATGCCTTCGGTTCGCTGCAGCAGGCTGCTCACCGTCACCGGGAGTGCGAGGGTCATGACCGATCGTCTGATTTGTGCGACGCCGTTTGCCATGGGGCGTCATCCTACCAGAACTCGGTTGCGGACGAGGATGTCCTTCTCCTGGGGCTGGACAAGAGGCGCACGGCTTCGGTAGCCTGCACGTATCCATGTTGATCACGCCCGAGCCTGCCGCTCGTTCCTCCTATCGGCTGTCAAAATCACGATACCTGTCGGGCCTGCAGTGCCATAAGCGTCTGTACCTCGAAATTCATGCTCCGGCGCTGGCCGCGAAGCCGGATGCGGCCACCCAAGCCATTCTCGACATGGGCACGGATCTCGGTGAGCTCGCCCGTCGGCGATTTTCCGGCGGTCGCCTCGTCACGGCCGGGTACCGCCAATCTCAGGAGGCTCTGGCGCAGACGTCGGAGCTTCTCCGGGATTCGACGGTGTCGGCCATCTTCGAAGGCGCATTTCAGTTCGATCAGGTCTTGATCCGTGTCGATGTGCTGGAGCGTGTCGGAGTGAATGCATCGGGGCAACCCACCTGGCGGTTGGTGGAAGTGAAATCGTCCACCAAGTTGAAATCGACCCATGTGGAGGATTTGACGATCCAGAGTTACGTGCTCGAAGGGACCGGTCTGGTGCTCGAGGACATCTGTCTCATGCACGTGAACACACAGTATGTGTTCGATGGGGTGGAACTCGACCTCGGCCAGTTGTTTACGATTCGCTCCTTGAATGACACGATACGCCCGCGCTTGCCGGAAGTGCCCTCACGTCTGGCCTCGATGCATGCCATGTTGAGCGAGATGTCTGCGCCGGCCGTTGCCCCGGATGAACATTGTCATAGCCCCTACGAATGTCCCTTCTGGGCCCATTGTACGCAGGACAAGCCGCCTCGCTGGATTTACCACCTGCCGGGCAGCAGTAAGACGGTCATACAGTTGCGCGAGTTGGGTGTGGAGACCATCGACGACATTCCCGATCACATGGTGTTGACGCCGGTGCAACGTCGGGTGAAAGACAATCAGGAATGGATCGGGCAAGGCTTGCGGTCGGCGCTGGAGAAGATCGTGTATCCGGTGCATCATCTGGATTTCGAGACGTTCATGCCGGCG encodes:
- a CDS encoding DUF2779 domain-containing protein — its product is MLITPEPAARSSYRLSKSRYLSGLQCHKRLYLEIHAPALAAKPDAATQAILDMGTDLGELARRRFSGGRLVTAGYRQSQEALAQTSELLRDSTVSAIFEGAFQFDQVLIRVDVLERVGVNASGQPTWRLVEVKSSTKLKSTHVEDLTIQSYVLEGTGLVLEDICLMHVNTQYVFDGVELDLGQLFTIRSLNDTIRPRLPEVPSRLASMHAMLSEMSAPAVAPDEHCHSPYECPFWAHCTQDKPPRWIYHLPGSSKTVIQLRELGVETIDDIPDHMVLTPVQRRVKDNQEWIGQGLRSALEKIVYPVHHLDFETFMPAVPKFVGTRPYQVIPTQWSNHIEYPDGRLDHAEYLCRDGRDPREELAVTLLDSLGGEGSICVYSSYERSVLERLAEDFPSLRKDLKRVMARLWDLHIVIRDHYYHPAFEGSYSIKAVLPAVVPSLSYADLAIGDGGVAACEYARMIFTVSDWIEKAQIEEALLRYCERDTLAMVELRRELKKRAG
- a CDS encoding valine--tRNA ligase; translation: MSTPQLDKTYSPHDVEDRWYQRWIDAGLFHADTAHSGQPYSMVIPPPNVTGSLHVGHALNNTLQDILIRWRRMQGRNVLWMPGTDHAGIATQNVVERQLQAEGTTREALGREEFLKRVWQWKEKSGGTIISQLKRLGASCDWERERFTMDEGLSEAVREVFVRLHEDGLLYRGERLINWCPRCLTALSDIEVEHEEITGKLYTIRYALADDPAQVLLVATTRPETLFGDTAVAVHPEDERFRHLIGKRVLLPLTSRTIPIVGDSILVDREFGTGAVKITPAHDFNDFEAGERNRLNRIKILDLHAHMVPEAQFRLATKANPEVAAVLGGLPVQKARTKVEELLSDYLQEVAPHKMALGKCYRCKTVVEPFLSDQWFVKIKPLADPAIQAVEDGRVRIIPEAWKNNYLGWMRDIKDWCVSRQIWWGHQIPAWYCETCYGSPFLRRSSDGAPLIPSDAAVIVAKTKPATCPKGHSDALVQDPDVLDTWFSSALWPFSTLGWPKQTPELKTFYPTSTLVTGLDILFFWVARMIMMGLKFMGEVPFRDVYIHALVRDAEGQKMSKSKGNVIDPLHVMEQFGTDALRFTMAAMASPGRDVKLAEERIEGYRNFTNKIWNAARFLLMHLDGERVEMPAAQRSFPDRWILSRLNATIATVTHELEQYRFDRASSAIYQFIWHEYCDKYIEMIKPALKDQASAQAKSTRQTLAETFETMMRLLHPFMPFISEEIWQTLPHEGASIVRKPYPTVRADWDSQEAEQEFALLEECRGLMNQERAILNYAAGKRLHFKVHGKTNQAAAAFQKHRELIEYMENVEDLFVGSTSDVTASHLLTLTSGSAEVGTSMEGADLQKAKDNVLKQIALLQKEVARTQQKLGNPDFVAKAPPEVLTDHHDRLARESRMIQLFEQALQQIISEQKQHQSS
- a CDS encoding MATE family efflux transporter, whose product is MANGVAQIRRSVMTLALPVTVSSLLQRTEGIVAVFLVGGLGAIPIAAVGLGQLLAFIATTLVSGLSVGSNVIIAQQWGARRYEEAGQASRHFLGLSICVAFALALLGLSTNGLIMRLLGAQPEVIALALPYSNLIFLVIPFTVLLAVLSSILQGTGDTKTPMYAMILVNVLHIAIAYPLIYGYWGVPAFGVKGAAVAVGIAEATGSIYLLSRCRTIFKPSKRLRWDMIRTIWHVGAPVSGERIMQQAGILLYTKIVLIYGTVSYAAHQVGLSIESLSFLPGYGFAIAAATMVGQSIGAGKYTRAKLENWEANRLATFIMSAMGIVFFFFPYALLRAFTSDEAVIDLGTVFLKIVALLQVPLALTMVLAGSLRGAGDTRFIMIATTIGMWGVRIPIAFVAGYWLTMGVFYVWLAMIADWTLRMVLMLWRYRSERWKSIRVLRSSTT
- a CDS encoding 2-dehydropantoate 2-reductase; the encoded protein is MKQIMVVGAGSVGGFFGAHLAKNNPNVSFLLRPRTLEAVQRHGLMIKSAKGNFTVHPPAASDPRELAPPDLIILAVKAYDLDEVMAQLEPVLTERTVMLTLQNGIDTEDRIIARVHRDAVVGGVAFIYSKIVAPGVIEHYKRGGVAIGELMGHKSERVLQIAEIFKQAGISCQLSDDIRKSKWEKMCWNCVFNPLTVLIDDKVAKALDHPEMAGVIRQIVGEVMAVSAAVKVPLAPDMAEKVVKWTQELRDIHTSMYDDWKAKRPTEIDYLNGYIVRTGRELGIPTPVNEALTAMVKAITEREPAGPGVVRIEGAVVQPVALTRAALAQLPHDQHVEDISQLMPSMRGRAIRVKGLLDIPALAVDADHVTFHSVDGKYAATLTLQQAQEFGLLLYELDGQPLPDGKGGPYRLVTPGLGDLCANVKGVGRIEVRAGSGKDTRPSVRPPECTPEGQS
- a CDS encoding HAD-IA family hydrolase; the encoded protein is MTQSRIQVVFFDAADTLFHIHGSVAEIYLQHAEKHGFRKTPESLAAIKSAFARSFRDAPPPVFAATEPAAIKQSERLWWFDIVHNVFYRVGMFEAFDEFFEEVFARFEQSESWRLFPETVDVLKTLKGQGFELGIISNFDSRLFSVLRGLGIADLFDTVTISSLAHAAKPSARIFHQALEKHAVDPDEALHVGDSERDDVKGAQGVGLTGVLLARGEGARPSGGTTITNLNELLPLLSRLQ
- a CDS encoding response regulator, coding for MGSTIFVIDSSPAVHRMVEQISAPEGHKVMGFSDGPSALDAARKLSPALVIADYHLDKITFSGFCKEISRQDNLAETLIVSMVDGSDRLDESKLRSLGVRAFLKKPLHREQLLDTIKGILNGAAGNPPSGKPAKIRTWPPVSTGTDDEDDESASDASIDDAAHHELEKEHSPMSPSLSRAAAPAASAPASNDPTGEALMKGLLEHLLHSVTVQADRKINELLPAAIAKDLAGQVNLAVGKAVQAEVAKQLADALAPERLQTVMRALIQAELKQQAQTQLGGLEATVRQTVTELAPALVEQSTEKRLGDLTDTGVKQHLPEALKTHLGTIDQLVKREVEQVAANCARQAADEIVHEMAKDPIREAVQRIVPDVAETQIRAEIKRLSSPD
- a CDS encoding NAD-dependent deacylase, producing MGTGSTLGLIQQKLASARSVTVLTGAGISADSGVPTFRGADGLWRNFRAEDLATPEAFTRDPRLVWEWYSWRRELIATKRPNPAHEAVAHMEQRFERFWLITQNVDGLHRDAGSRKLSEIHGNIWLVRCTQCRRVTENRDVPIAILPLCGHCSGLLRPHIVWFGESLAEEDLETSAAALQSSDLCLIIGTSGLVYPAAGFGSIAKQAGAFVVEINLDATAQSGIVDAALQGRAKDIVPLLLQA